In a single window of the Olivibacter sp. SDN3 genome:
- a CDS encoding GNAT family N-acetyltransferase: protein MNIQHQQDSKSGSFYYENDGVKLALMAYVWAGDDKIIVDHTEVDDSLKGQGVGKKLLEALVHFVRERHVKVIPLCPFANNALKKEKEWHDVLLQ from the coding sequence ATGAACATACAACATCAACAAGATAGCAAAAGCGGCTCTTTTTATTATGAAAATGATGGTGTAAAACTTGCACTGATGGCCTACGTATGGGCGGGTGATGATAAGATTATTGTAGACCATACGGAGGTAGACGACTCTTTAAAAGGACAGGGAGTAGGTAAGAAATTATTAGAAGCATTAGTGCATTTTGTAAGAGAACGCCATGTGAAAGTTATTCCGCTTTGCCCCTTTGCAAACAATGCCCTTAAGAAAGAAAAAGAGTGGCATGATGTGTTGTTGCAGTGA
- a CDS encoding efflux RND transporter periplasmic adaptor subunit has translation MRYIGLILLLLVLQSLGCKNKEETKEEGSSQASEVKELDIISLSDAQMKNANVELGGIEQRTISSTIKVFGKVDVPPQNLVSVSMPLGGYLKSTKLLPGMHIAKGEIIASMEDQQYIQLQQDYLTTKAQMISLEKAYDRQVKLNENKAGSDKALQEAEAAYKSARITLRSLEERLHLININAGKLEEATISRSIPVLSPINGFVSKVNVNVGKYINATEVLFELVNPDDIHLNLTVFEKDLDKLTIGQKVVAFNNSHPEKKYEGDIILISKNLDSAHTAEVHCHFDNYDHTLMPGMYMNAQISLNLTQASVVPSDAVVMKGEKNYVFVHQQQNIFQLIPVDAGETDNGYTQIKNDQMLEEKEIVIKGAYAILMEISKGEDNEEVE, from the coding sequence ATGCGCTATATAGGTTTAATATTATTATTACTTGTTCTGCAATCTTTGGGATGTAAGAACAAGGAAGAGACGAAGGAAGAAGGATCTTCTCAAGCGTCTGAAGTAAAAGAACTGGACATTATTTCATTAAGCGATGCCCAAATGAAAAATGCAAATGTAGAGTTGGGGGGGATCGAGCAAAGAACGATTTCATCAACTATAAAGGTCTTTGGTAAAGTGGATGTACCCCCGCAAAACTTAGTATCTGTTAGTATGCCTCTCGGAGGTTATCTAAAATCGACAAAACTATTACCTGGGATGCACATCGCTAAAGGAGAAATAATTGCAAGTATGGAAGATCAGCAATACATCCAATTACAACAAGATTATCTGACGACGAAAGCTCAGATGATTTCACTGGAGAAAGCATACGATCGACAAGTAAAGCTCAATGAAAATAAGGCGGGAAGCGACAAAGCCCTTCAGGAAGCGGAAGCAGCTTATAAAAGTGCGCGTATCACACTAAGATCCTTGGAAGAACGGCTGCATCTCATTAATATTAATGCGGGTAAATTGGAGGAAGCTACAATTTCCAGAAGCATTCCTGTCCTATCACCCATTAACGGTTTTGTAAGTAAAGTGAACGTCAATGTCGGTAAATACATTAATGCGACAGAAGTGCTGTTTGAATTGGTCAATCCAGATGACATTCATTTGAATTTGACTGTTTTCGAAAAAGACCTTGATAAATTAACTATTGGTCAGAAGGTTGTGGCGTTCAACAACAGTCATCCTGAAAAAAAGTATGAAGGGGATATTATTCTAATCAGTAAAAATCTCGATAGCGCTCATACGGCCGAAGTGCATTGTCATTTCGATAATTACGACCATACGTTAATGCCCGGCATGTATATGAATGCACAGATCTCCCTGAATTTGACGCAAGCATCTGTTGTTCCTTCGGATGCGGTTGTGATGAAAGGTGAAAAAAATTATGTATTCGTACATCAACAGCAAAATATCTTTCAGCTAATTCCTGTCGATGCTGGAGAAACTGATAATGGTTATACGCAAATAAAAAATGATCAGATGCTTGAAGAAAAAGAAATTGTCATAAAAGGCGCTTATGCCATTTTAATGGAAATAAGTAAGGGGGAAGATAACGAAGAAGTAGAATAG
- a CDS encoding CusA/CzcA family heavy metal efflux RND transporter produces MLNKIIGFSIRNKLVIGMFVVGLIIYGIYELRKLPIDAVPDITNNQVQVITQAPSLGATDIERLVTFPIEQANSNIAGLEEIRSYSRFGLSLVTIVFEDGVDIYWARQQVTERLQQLQAEIPANIGTPELGPISTGLGEVYQYVVRPEKGYEDKYDITALRTIQDWIVRRQLLSVKGVAEVSSFGGKLKQFEVAVDPAKLQANNINIHDIFIALERNNENTGGAYIDEGNTVLYIRSEGLISNIDDIESIVIRRVNGTPLLIRDVADVRIGHAIRYGALNYNDQGEVSGAIVMMLKGANSNEVIQAIKERVSQVQETLPEGVVIEPFLDRTKMVDNAINTVKNNLLEGALIVVFVLVLFLGNLRAGFLVASVIPLAMLFAFIMMNVFGVSGNLMSLGALDFGLIVDGAVIIVEAVMHRLTGLKNTTTTKSFTQKQLDVEVEKSAGKMMNSAVFGQIIILIVYLPILSLSGIEGKMFKPMAQTVSFALIGAFILSLTYIPMMSAFLLKKQGVVKETMSDRVMKKIERRFKYLLEGALAHTKKILVTVIALFIVALVIFFRLGGEFIPSIEEGDFAVETRIMTGSNLRTTLETVNKVSHVLLERFPEVEKIVSKIGSSEVPTEPLPMDMGDMIINLKPKGEWTSANSFNELAEKMGEAANEVPGVMTSFQYPVQMRFNELMTGARQDVVCKIFGEDLDTLASYAQKLGSIAGDIRGTVGLYVEAVQGIPQITVQYNRAAIAQYGVSIDELNKTVNAAFAGQVAGRVFEKERRFDLVVRLNQNLRRHLLDVQQLLISTPSGLQIPLSQLAEVSLQPSPNQIQREDAKRRILVGFNVRGRDVEGTVKELQQKVNAAMKLPVGYYINYGGSFENLNEAKSRLSIAVPVALGLIFLLLYFAFGSIKHSMLIYTSIPLSAIGGAFLLAARGLPFSISAGVGFIALFGIAVLNGIVLIAEFNRIKARGESDLKKIVVEGATSRLRPVLMTASVASLGFLPMALSNGAGAEVQRPLATVVIGGLLLATFLTLFVLPILYILVERGFKLKSLLKKSVHIWLLLCLSGLATTAAAQHGDGIPLEVALDTALQNNYNLRSSELTIAYQEAMKGAAFDIAKTDVNAEYGQFNNNYNDNRFSVSQRFEFPTVYKRQKAFYEAGYRTAVANKQLEEAEIIRQVSLTYYAFVYLDQKQRILDETDQIYEDFLRVASLRLETGESNALEHASAETQRTQIAIQKEQLHNDKRILQAQWQWLLNSKQFLAPKIDTAIQQTALVIDTAELSQHPQVRVASEQLAIAHAQTRLTKASILPEVMAGYNNMSLLELDHTSLRHRFHSVQVGLAIPLFYGAQRAKIKAAGVQEKRMENELAATQLYLSTQYREAIENYNKYMKAVQAYEKRALKNADLIQRTAKLQFTEGEINFMEWTVLNNQALTIRTAYIDAIRNLNNSVITLNYLSTQN; encoded by the coding sequence ATGCTAAATAAGATTATAGGGTTTTCCATCAGGAATAAACTCGTAATCGGCATGTTTGTCGTAGGGCTCATCATATATGGAATTTATGAGTTACGTAAACTGCCGATTGATGCGGTACCTGATATTACCAACAATCAGGTTCAGGTGATAACGCAGGCTCCTTCTTTGGGAGCAACAGATATTGAACGTTTGGTTACTTTTCCTATTGAGCAGGCAAACAGCAATATAGCCGGATTGGAAGAAATACGTAGTTACTCTAGGTTCGGTTTATCGCTCGTTACCATCGTTTTTGAAGACGGCGTAGACATTTATTGGGCTCGGCAGCAAGTAACCGAGCGCTTGCAACAATTACAAGCAGAAATCCCCGCCAATATCGGTACGCCGGAGTTAGGTCCCATCAGCACAGGTTTGGGAGAAGTATATCAGTATGTTGTACGTCCTGAAAAAGGTTATGAAGACAAATATGATATTACAGCATTGCGTACAATTCAGGACTGGATTGTACGACGACAGCTGTTAAGCGTCAAAGGGGTGGCTGAAGTGAGCAGTTTTGGTGGTAAACTGAAACAATTTGAAGTAGCCGTTGATCCGGCGAAACTCCAAGCCAATAATATTAACATTCATGATATTTTTATCGCATTAGAACGTAATAATGAAAATACCGGCGGAGCTTATATAGATGAGGGGAATACGGTGCTCTATATCAGAAGTGAAGGGTTAATAAGCAATATTGACGATATTGAATCAATCGTAATACGAAGAGTGAATGGAACCCCCTTACTAATTAGAGATGTTGCAGATGTTCGCATAGGCCATGCTATTCGTTATGGAGCTTTGAATTACAATGATCAAGGAGAAGTTAGCGGAGCTATTGTGATGATGCTAAAAGGAGCCAATAGCAATGAAGTAATACAGGCCATTAAGGAACGTGTATCACAGGTTCAGGAAACACTTCCAGAAGGAGTGGTAATTGAACCTTTTCTTGATCGGACCAAAATGGTAGATAATGCCATAAACACGGTAAAAAATAATCTCTTAGAAGGGGCACTAATCGTCGTTTTCGTATTGGTACTCTTTTTAGGAAACTTGAGGGCCGGTTTTTTGGTAGCATCTGTCATTCCCTTGGCGATGCTATTTGCCTTCATTATGATGAATGTTTTTGGGGTCAGCGGTAATCTGATGAGTTTGGGGGCATTGGATTTCGGGTTAATTGTCGATGGCGCTGTTATCATCGTTGAAGCGGTTATGCATCGGTTGACGGGTTTGAAAAATACGACTACAACTAAGTCCTTTACACAAAAGCAGCTGGATGTTGAGGTGGAAAAATCTGCCGGTAAGATGATGAATAGCGCGGTGTTCGGTCAGATCATTATCCTGATTGTGTATTTGCCCATTCTTTCGCTCTCGGGGATTGAAGGGAAGATGTTCAAGCCAATGGCACAAACGGTTTCTTTTGCACTAATTGGTGCCTTCATTTTGTCGCTCACTTATATCCCGATGATGAGTGCTTTTTTACTTAAAAAACAAGGTGTGGTAAAAGAGACTATGTCCGATCGCGTCATGAAAAAAATAGAACGGAGGTTTAAGTATTTGTTAGAAGGCGCGCTTGCTCATACAAAAAAGATATTGGTAACGGTTATAGCGCTGTTTATTGTTGCTTTAGTGATCTTTTTTCGTTTAGGTGGAGAATTTATTCCATCTATAGAGGAAGGCGATTTTGCGGTGGAAACGCGCATTATGACGGGTAGTAATCTCCGTACTACACTGGAAACCGTTAATAAAGTTTCCCATGTCCTATTGGAACGTTTTCCCGAAGTTGAAAAAATTGTTTCTAAGATAGGTAGTAGTGAAGTTCCCACAGAGCCGCTTCCCATGGATATGGGTGATATGATTATTAACTTAAAACCAAAGGGAGAATGGACTTCAGCGAATAGCTTTAACGAACTGGCAGAAAAAATGGGGGAGGCAGCCAATGAAGTTCCGGGCGTGATGACGAGCTTTCAGTATCCGGTACAAATGCGATTCAACGAACTGATGACCGGTGCAAGACAAGATGTTGTCTGCAAAATTTTCGGTGAAGATTTAGATACACTGGCCTCTTATGCGCAGAAATTGGGTAGCATTGCGGGAGACATCCGGGGTACGGTAGGCTTGTATGTCGAGGCAGTACAGGGAATTCCACAAATAACGGTGCAATATAATCGTGCAGCCATTGCCCAATACGGTGTGTCCATCGATGAACTGAATAAAACGGTTAATGCCGCTTTTGCCGGGCAAGTTGCCGGTCGGGTTTTTGAGAAGGAAAGACGCTTTGATCTGGTGGTACGATTGAATCAGAACTTACGTCGGCATCTTCTAGATGTACAGCAACTACTTATCTCCACACCATCTGGATTACAGATACCGCTAAGTCAATTAGCAGAAGTGTCGTTGCAACCTTCACCTAACCAGATACAACGAGAAGATGCAAAGAGACGTATTTTGGTAGGGTTCAATGTCAGGGGGCGAGATGTGGAAGGTACGGTGAAGGAGCTTCAACAAAAGGTAAACGCAGCGATGAAACTTCCAGTTGGTTATTATATTAATTATGGAGGTTCCTTTGAAAATTTGAATGAAGCTAAATCCCGGTTAAGCATAGCCGTTCCGGTAGCTCTCGGACTAATATTTCTGTTACTGTATTTTGCTTTTGGCTCTATCAAACACAGTATGCTGATTTATACGTCCATCCCTTTGTCTGCCATCGGGGGAGCCTTTCTGCTGGCAGCAAGGGGCTTACCTTTTAGTATCAGCGCGGGAGTTGGGTTCATTGCGCTATTCGGGATTGCAGTGCTGAATGGCATCGTATTGATAGCAGAATTCAACCGCATTAAAGCTCGTGGAGAAAGCGATCTTAAAAAGATTGTAGTGGAAGGAGCAACCTCCAGGTTACGGCCTGTGTTGATGACGGCTTCGGTTGCATCGTTGGGCTTTTTACCAATGGCCTTAAGCAATGGAGCAGGAGCAGAGGTACAACGCCCACTAGCTACGGTTGTGATAGGCGGGCTTCTGTTGGCTACTTTTCTCACCTTATTTGTTTTGCCTATCTTATATATATTGGTGGAGCGGGGTTTTAAATTAAAAAGCCTACTGAAAAAATCGGTTCATATTTGGCTGCTTCTGTGTTTATCCGGTTTAGCAACAACTGCAGCTGCTCAGCATGGCGATGGTATACCCCTTGAGGTTGCCCTCGATACCGCTTTACAGAATAATTATAATCTTCGCAGTAGTGAATTAACCATTGCTTATCAGGAGGCAATGAAAGGTGCTGCTTTTGATATTGCTAAAACGGATGTAAATGCAGAATATGGACAATTTAATAACAATTACAATGACAACCGATTTAGTGTCTCACAGCGTTTCGAGTTTCCTACAGTTTACAAACGTCAAAAAGCATTTTACGAGGCGGGTTACCGTACTGCCGTAGCTAATAAACAATTGGAAGAGGCCGAGATTATACGTCAGGTATCGCTTACTTATTATGCATTCGTTTACCTCGATCAAAAACAACGAATATTAGATGAGACTGATCAGATATATGAAGATTTTCTGCGGGTAGCTTCACTTCGTCTGGAAACTGGCGAAAGTAACGCATTGGAGCACGCCAGTGCGGAGACGCAACGTACGCAGATTGCCATTCAGAAAGAGCAACTGCACAATGATAAACGCATATTACAGGCACAATGGCAATGGTTGTTGAATTCCAAGCAGTTCTTGGCGCCGAAAATTGACACGGCGATCCAGCAGACGGCACTTGTTATCGATACGGCTGAATTATCACAACATCCACAGGTTCGAGTTGCTTCGGAACAATTGGCCATAGCTCATGCACAGACCAGATTGACGAAAGCTAGCATATTGCCGGAAGTTATGGCGGGGTACAACAATATGAGTCTACTTGAATTAGATCATACATCACTTCGTCATCGCTTCCATTCCGTACAGGTAGGATTGGCAATTCCGCTATTTTACGGTGCGCAGCGAGCTAAAATAAAAGCTGCTGGTGTACAGGAAAAGCGGATGGAAAATGAGCTCGCTGCTACGCAGCTATATTTAAGCACGCAGTACCGGGAAGCCATCGAAAATTATAACAAGTATATGAAAGCAGTTCAGGCTTACGAAAAGCGTGCCTTAAAAAATGCAGATCTTATCCAACGTACGGCGAAATTGCAGTTTACGGAAGGAGAGATAAATTTTATGGAATGGACCGTGCTGAACAACCAGGCACTTACCATACGTACTGCGTACATTGACGCTATCCGGAATTTGAATAATAGTGTGATTACATTAAACTACCTTTCAACACAAAATTAA
- a CDS encoding Gfo/Idh/MocA family protein, translated as MERKEFIKKAIIGAAGITVLPRHVLGGQGFLAPSDRINLGYIGTGKQNMYLLGAINQCPETLVLAASDVDQHKLQSFAAAATTENKKKSAVSVAAYANYRELLERKDIDAVVIASPDHWHAQMVVDAAKAGKDIYCEKPLSLTVAEGRAMVSATKKYKRVFQTGSMQRSMKYFRDAVNLVRNGYIGQIREINVSIGKPVVACDLPTMPVPDYLDWNAWVGPSLYRGYHPTLAPPLGDEEWAGWRNYRGFGGGYVTDWGAHMFDIVQWALGMDDSGPVEFVPPQEPNAEEGLYFRYANGIQVNHKNWGSPNAIQFLGTDGTVEVAREFLRSSPDSLVEIALQPSDQKVYHSENHYQDWIDAIKKREKPIVDVETGHRTASVCNIVNIAYELQKTLKWDPKKEQFDNAYANMMLSRPYRSNWDFNDF; from the coding sequence ATGGAAAGAAAAGAATTTATAAAAAAAGCAATAATTGGCGCAGCAGGTATTACCGTATTGCCTAGACATGTTTTAGGTGGGCAGGGCTTCTTAGCACCGAGTGATCGAATAAATTTGGGTTATATAGGTACAGGTAAACAGAACATGTATCTATTAGGTGCAATCAATCAATGTCCAGAGACTTTGGTGTTAGCTGCAAGTGATGTAGACCAGCATAAGTTACAAAGTTTTGCTGCGGCGGCCACGACAGAAAATAAGAAAAAAAGTGCGGTAAGTGTCGCTGCTTATGCCAATTACCGTGAATTATTGGAAAGAAAGGATATTGATGCTGTGGTGATCGCGTCACCAGATCATTGGCATGCGCAAATGGTAGTGGATGCAGCGAAAGCTGGCAAGGATATTTACTGTGAAAAACCCTTATCACTTACTGTGGCAGAAGGAAGGGCTATGGTGAGCGCAACTAAAAAGTACAAAAGGGTTTTCCAGACCGGTAGTATGCAGCGCTCTATGAAATACTTTAGGGATGCGGTGAATCTCGTTCGCAATGGCTATATCGGTCAGATCAGAGAAATCAACGTGTCAATAGGTAAACCGGTGGTCGCATGTGATTTACCAACAATGCCGGTCCCAGACTATTTAGATTGGAATGCATGGGTAGGCCCCTCGCTATATAGAGGATATCACCCAACCTTAGCGCCCCCGTTGGGAGATGAGGAGTGGGCCGGTTGGAGAAATTATCGCGGTTTTGGCGGAGGTTATGTGACCGATTGGGGAGCGCATATGTTCGATATTGTGCAATGGGCTTTGGGTATGGATGATTCAGGTCCTGTTGAGTTTGTGCCTCCTCAGGAACCTAACGCTGAAGAAGGTTTATATTTTCGTTATGCCAATGGCATTCAAGTAAATCATAAAAACTGGGGGTCACCTAACGCCATACAATTCTTGGGTACTGATGGAACAGTTGAAGTTGCGAGGGAGTTCCTAAGGTCATCGCCGGATTCGTTGGTAGAGATTGCGTTGCAGCCGAGTGATCAAAAGGTGTATCACAGCGAAAATCATTACCAAGACTGGATTGATGCGATCAAAAAAAGGGAAAAGCCAATTGTAGATGTTGAGACGGGTCATCGTACCGCTTCTGTTTGCAATATCGTAAATATAGCTTATGAATTGCAAAAAACCTTGAAATGGGATCCGAAGAAAGAACAATTTGATAACGCTTATGCCAACATGATGCTCTCTAGGCCTTATCGTAGTAATTGGGATTTTAATGATTTTTAG
- a CDS encoding LacI family DNA-binding transcriptional regulator: MRIPSIHDVANHLGLSISTVSFVINGKANQHRISTHTVKRVNDYIQKIGFMPDKRAQSFRTKKTGIIGLLVEDFIDYTTIAVMKELETICFRYGYKIVVQQLDSSDKAVHILNSLHDRQIEGYLIMLSQKIPKLYLNRQQRYPIPVIFFTFNKDSKNDLDSSDDKQISLAVVDALSINNMFNRLKEML; this comes from the coding sequence ATGCGCATTCCTTCCATACATGATGTAGCTAATCACCTAGGTTTGTCTATTTCAACAGTGTCTTTTGTCATTAACGGGAAAGCAAATCAACATAGAATTAGCACTCATACGGTCAAAAGAGTGAATGATTATATACAGAAAATTGGATTTATGCCAGATAAACGTGCGCAAAGTTTCCGGACTAAAAAAACAGGGATTATCGGTTTGTTGGTGGAAGACTTTATTGATTACACTACGATAGCGGTAATGAAGGAGTTAGAAACTATATGTTTTCGCTACGGCTATAAAATTGTTGTGCAGCAATTGGATAGTTCTGATAAAGCGGTTCACATACTCAATTCATTACACGACAGACAAATAGAAGGTTATCTTATTATGTTAAGTCAAAAAATTCCTAAACTGTATTTAAATCGGCAACAGCGTTACCCGATTCCTGTCATTTTCTTTACTTTTAACAAGGATAGTAAAAATGATTTGGATTCATCTGATGACAAGCAGATATCTCTTGCTGTTGTAGACGCATTGTCTATTAATAATATGTTTAACCGTCTCAAAGAAATGCTTTGA
- a CDS encoding glycoside hydrolase family 71/99-like protein, with translation MKLSILFVCFIAVFCAYAHYGKQYKIANEKPGNRLVDTAYDETGCLYTSYTNLVMAGYQGWFSAEGDESNRGWYHYKGGHCGGFFPECTNVDFFPDMREYNKTYKTPFAYPDGSKVYLYSSYDEESVDLHFKWMKDYGIDGVHMQRFVGEIKPGNDAGRKHFNKVLSNALRAAKKYGRAISVMYDLSGCTSEDVSYLAEDWQALQHLFNLFSNTEHPTYLRHRGKPLVTIWGVGFNDNRNYSIADVDRLVDQLKGPNNRVSIMLGVPYYWRTLDKDTESNPALHELVKKVDIIMPWAVGRYDMESYKYSLTMLADDIKWCSDNQVDYVPLVFPGFSWGNMHQDSTLYNSIPRYGGDFFWKQVTGAKKAGAHSVYVAMFDEIDEGTAIFKCARADEVPLNGRFKFIGVENELKSDHYLWLTGQAARWFHGEQEFDITQPNR, from the coding sequence ATGAAACTCAGTATCCTTTTTGTATGCTTTATAGCTGTTTTTTGTGCTTATGCACACTATGGGAAACAGTACAAAATAGCAAATGAAAAACCAGGAAATCGTTTGGTGGACACCGCATACGATGAAACTGGGTGTTTGTATACATCGTATACGAACTTGGTAATGGCAGGTTACCAAGGCTGGTTCAGCGCTGAAGGTGATGAATCTAACAGGGGGTGGTACCATTATAAAGGCGGACATTGTGGCGGTTTTTTTCCGGAATGTACGAACGTCGATTTCTTTCCGGATATGAGAGAGTACAACAAAACCTATAAGACACCTTTCGCTTATCCCGATGGTTCCAAGGTTTATCTATACAGTTCTTATGACGAAGAAAGTGTCGACTTACATTTTAAATGGATGAAGGATTATGGAATAGATGGTGTGCATATGCAGCGTTTCGTCGGAGAAATTAAACCAGGGAATGACGCTGGTAGGAAACATTTTAACAAAGTGTTAAGCAACGCTTTACGGGCAGCAAAAAAATATGGACGAGCGATCAGTGTAATGTATGACTTAAGCGGTTGCACCAGTGAAGACGTAAGCTACCTTGCAGAAGACTGGCAGGCATTACAACATTTATTTAATCTTTTCTCTAATACCGAGCACCCGACTTATCTAAGACATCGAGGAAAGCCATTGGTAACAATATGGGGTGTTGGTTTCAATGATAATAGAAATTACTCCATAGCAGACGTTGACCGACTGGTTGATCAATTGAAAGGCCCGAATAATCGCGTGTCCATTATGTTAGGTGTTCCCTATTATTGGCGTACATTAGATAAAGACACTGAAAGTAATCCTGCTCTTCATGAGCTTGTCAAAAAAGTGGATATTATTATGCCTTGGGCTGTTGGACGATACGATATGGAGAGTTATAAATATTCGCTTACTATGCTCGCTGACGATATCAAATGGTGTTCGGATAACCAAGTAGACTATGTGCCACTCGTCTTTCCCGGCTTTAGCTGGGGAAATATGCATCAGGACTCTACATTATACAATTCCATACCGCGCTACGGAGGAGACTTTTTTTGGAAACAAGTAACTGGAGCAAAAAAGGCAGGGGCACATTCCGTTTACGTGGCGATGTTTGACGAGATTGATGAGGGAACTGCAATTTTTAAATGTGCGCGAGCAGATGAAGTTCCGCTAAATGGTCGGTTTAAATTTATAGGTGTCGAAAACGAACTGAAATCCGACCACTATTTATGGTTAACAGGACAGGCGGCAAGATGGTTTCACGGTGAACAAGAATTTGACATAACACAACCTAATCGTTAA
- a CDS encoding gamma-glutamyltransferase family protein has protein sequence MKHFILFFLFLLVISAEGRAQPTQRPPLHGKNWMAITGKPLAATAGAMTFQKGGNAIDAACAMLAATCTMWDVLSWGGETQALIYNPKTKKVIALNALGVAPSGATVSFFKEKGYDFPPEYGPLAAVTPGTPGGLCFMLARYGSLSLEEVLAPAIEMASGYPIDAQTANSIERSKDRIKEWPYSKAVFLPHTGEEREAPKAGEIFIQKELLATLNKLVEAEQKALAQSKSRAEAIMAAYDRFYKGDIAEEFVRGSQEQGGLITLEDLKQWTPIEEEPLHVNYKGIDVYKLQEWTQGPSLLQGLNILENFDLKKMGYNSAEYIHTLYQTMNLTFADRDFYYGDPYFEKTPIKGLLNKAYAKERAQLITAENTIYEPGDPYPYEGRTNPFISLLKARTSLIDTIKPEKVDDFVPKHDVNDQVVSQVLVDSLYHDRLWRGTTSIEAADQEGWVVSITPSGGWVPACIAGNTGVGMSQRLQSFVLDSLINPFNVLAPGKRPRVTLTPSLALKNNAPYLSFAVQGGDTQDQNLLQFFLNIVEFDMTVQQAAEASNINSNQLWLSLGGTQLKDRLPKIGSILLNKNTPKETRDKLKSIGYDMSFDERTSGPINAIFFDSEHGTFWGASSNHGEDYGIGW, from the coding sequence ATGAAACATTTTATACTTTTTTTTCTTTTTCTTTTGGTAATCTCCGCAGAAGGACGCGCCCAACCCACACAGCGTCCGCCATTACATGGGAAAAACTGGATGGCGATAACTGGAAAACCGTTAGCAGCTACCGCAGGTGCGATGACTTTTCAGAAAGGTGGTAATGCAATAGACGCCGCCTGCGCTATGCTTGCCGCAACCTGTACCATGTGGGATGTATTAAGTTGGGGAGGAGAAACTCAAGCTTTGATATATAATCCAAAAACAAAAAAAGTTATAGCTTTAAATGCGTTAGGTGTTGCACCATCAGGAGCAACAGTATCTTTCTTTAAAGAAAAAGGCTACGACTTTCCCCCTGAGTATGGTCCGCTGGCAGCTGTGACACCGGGAACGCCCGGCGGTTTATGCTTCATGCTGGCCAGATATGGCTCTTTAAGTTTAGAGGAAGTCTTGGCCCCGGCTATTGAAATGGCATCAGGATATCCCATAGATGCCCAAACAGCTAATAGTATCGAACGAAGCAAAGATCGTATCAAGGAATGGCCTTATAGTAAAGCAGTATTTTTACCGCATACCGGCGAGGAAAGAGAAGCACCTAAAGCAGGAGAAATCTTTATACAAAAGGAATTACTCGCTACGTTAAACAAATTAGTAGAAGCAGAGCAGAAGGCTTTGGCACAGAGTAAGAGTAGAGCCGAAGCCATCATGGCAGCCTACGACAGATTTTATAAGGGAGACATCGCTGAGGAATTTGTGAGAGGCAGCCAAGAGCAAGGAGGGCTAATTACGCTGGAAGACCTAAAACAATGGACTCCCATAGAGGAAGAGCCTTTGCATGTTAACTACAAAGGGATAGATGTATATAAGCTACAGGAATGGACGCAAGGCCCGTCATTACTACAGGGACTCAATATCCTGGAAAACTTTGATCTGAAAAAAATGGGCTATAACTCCGCAGAATATATCCACACGCTTTATCAGACTATGAATCTTACTTTTGCAGATCGGGATTTTTACTACGGTGATCCTTATTTTGAAAAAACACCGATAAAAGGCCTATTGAATAAGGCATATGCAAAAGAAAGGGCCCAGTTGATAACTGCTGAAAATACAATATATGAACCGGGTGACCCCTATCCTTACGAAGGTCGAACTAATCCTTTTATTAGTCTTTTGAAGGCTAGAACATCATTGATTGATACAATAAAACCAGAAAAAGTAGATGATTTTGTACCTAAGCACGATGTAAACGATCAAGTAGTTTCTCAGGTACTGGTGGATAGTTTATACCATGACCGTTTATGGCGGGGGACTACCAGTATTGAAGCAGCAGACCAAGAAGGTTGGGTGGTGTCTATTACTCCTAGCGGCGGGTGGGTACCTGCCTGTATTGCTGGTAATACGGGTGTTGGTATGAGCCAACGCTTACAGAGTTTTGTGCTAGACTCTCTTATCAACCCATTTAACGTATTGGCTCCTGGAAAAAGACCAAGAGTAACGCTAACACCTTCCCTTGCATTAAAAAACAATGCTCCTTACCTATCTTTTGCCGTTCAGGGAGGAGACACACAGGATCAGAATCTTTTACAATTCTTCTTAAATATTGTGGAATTTGATATGACTGTGCAACAAGCTGCGGAAGCAAGCAACATTAATTCCAATCAATTATGGTTATCTTTGGGCGGGACCCAACTAAAAGATCGCCTACCAAAAATAGGTAGCATTTTATTAAATAAAAATACACCAAAGGAAACGCGCGATAAATTGAAAAGCATAGGATATGACATGAGCTTTGATGAACGTACCAGTGGCCCTATTAATGCGATTTTTTTTGACAGTGAGCATGGCACCTTTTGGGGAGCGAGCAGTAACCATGGAGAAGATTATGGCATTGGCTGGTAA